The sequence below is a genomic window from Felis catus isolate Fca126 chromosome A2, F.catus_Fca126_mat1.0, whole genome shotgun sequence.
ccacccaggcgaccccaaaACATTTGTAGAAGCAGGCAGAGTATAAATTATAGACTCCAGACCTGAACATTATAGCACTCGTGGAGTCTAAGGGATATACGGTAATAACACACCTAGTTCCCTTAGAATTATTTACTTACTCTATCCTTAGAAAGAAATGCAGtgaattgaaatttgaaattggccttttttctctttctgaatttgaTAGACGGCTCAGGGAGAAGCAACCGAAGACTACATACATGATGTGATTGCCTTTAGTGACCCATTTGTTTCTGTAGTCTACTAAAATTTGTACGAAAAGGCacaagagagatttaaaaacataatcacaATATGTGAATACTATTTGAATAAAagtgtttttacttttactttttaaaatgttttaaaagatttatttatttatttatttatttatttattttgagagagagagagagagagagcacgtgcaggggaggggcagagagagggagagagagaatcccatgcagggcttgatcccagaaccatgagatcatgacctgagctgagatcaagagttggaggcttaaccgaatgagccactgctattttttttttttttaagaagtgttcACAATTAATAAAATTTGTGGGACAACTGGAAATATTACTGCCTGGCTATATGgaggtattaaaatttttttttaaatgtatgaatgGTATTGTGGTAATGGCATTACggtaatggaaaaagaaaaaagttcccTCTTCAACAAAGgatattgggaaaactgggtaaccacatgcagaaaaataaaattggatcccTATCTTATACTAcccacaaaaatgaactcaaaatggatcaaagacttaaacataaaacctgataccataaaactcctagaagaaaacctagggaGAAGCTCCTTGACACAAgtcttggcaattattttttggacatgacagcaaaagcacaaacagcaagatgaaaaatcaacaactgggaccacatcaaacttaCAAGCTTCTGCACcacaaagaatcaacaaaatgaaaacgcagcctacagaatgggagaaagtatttgcaaactaTGTGTCAGATAATATctgaaatatagaaagaactcctacaactcaataacaaagaaaaatcttatttaaaaatgggcagtgggagctgcctggctcagtcagaagagcatcctgctcctgatctcagggttatgagtttgagccccacattgggtgtagctattactaaaataaataaataaacatttttaaaaatgggcagaggaactagacattttcccaaggaagacacACAAAAGGCCAGCAGGTACATAAAATGATGCTtaacgtcactaatcatcagggaaatgcaaataaatatcacctcacacctgttagaatggctattatccaAGAGGCAAAGATAAcaagtgagaatgtggagaaaaaggaactcttgtgcactgttggtaggaatgtaaattggtatagctactgtggaaaacatgggggttcctcaaaaaaaatgaaaacagaactaccatatgctccagcaattccacttctgggtatatatccaaagacaatgaaaacaggatctcaaagagatacctgcactcTCATGTTgatgtagcattattcacaggagccaagatatggaaacagcctaagtgtctgtctgcagatggatggatgatgaagaTGTGCTGtgtttatacaatggaatattattcagccgtgagaaagaaagaaatcctgccatgtgCAACATGGACGGCCCTTGAGGATATGCTAAGTGAGCTAAGTCAGACAAACACTGCATGctatcacttgtatgtggaatctgaaaaagccaAAGTTGTAAAAACAGAGTAGAAcaatgagtgggggtgggagtaggAGAGATGTTGTGGAAGGGTACAGACTTGCAGCTGTAAAGAAGTCTTGGAAACCTAATGCACAGCATAGTGCTGACAGACAATATTACTGTATCATAAATATCAAACTTGCCAAGAGACTCTATCTTAATTATTCCCAcccctaaaaagaaataataattatgtgatgtggtgaaggtgttagctaatgctgcaatggcaatcatattacgaaatataaatgtatcaaatcaacatgttatataaacttacacaatgttacatgtcagttGTATCTCAAAAGAAGTCCTTCTCTTTCAGAGATGTAcgctcaaatatttattaatgaaatatgATCACTGTGATTTACTGCAGAATAATACAGGAAAAGGGGACCTGGATGAGATGATGGTGAAATAAGACTggccacaattttttaaaatttattttaagtttgtttattttgtgagagagagagagacaaggagggtcagagagagagggagagagagaatcccaagcaggctccacactgtccgtgcagagccaaatgcagggctccaactcctgaaccacgagatcatgacctgagctgaaatcaagagtctgacactcaactgactgagccacccaggtgcccctagactggCCACAAATTTTAACAGTTAAAAGTTGGTGACAGGTTCATTTTACTTTCCTGCTTTTGTATATTTATGAAATTctcaatgagaaaaacaaatttaaagaattttgtaTATACACacgtttatatatatacaaacatacatatacacacactactgtgtgtgtggtgtgtgtgcatagTGTGTGTAGTGAGTGGCACTCACCTAAGCTGCTGCACCTTCTTTTGGCTTCTTTTCATCATAACCTGCATTATTTCTGTAAAGTGgatcttcattttttatctttcgTATTGCTTAAATGAAAGATGGCCTGCTTATCCAAAATACTGCTTTTATGTTAGAAATGAACATtcatgggtgcctggctggctcagccggttaagcatctgacttcacctcaggtcatgatctcacggttcgtgagttcaagtcctgtttTGGGTGAGCCACTTCTGtgcgtctgtctctctctctctctctctctctctctctctctgccccttgcttgcttgcaccctctttctctatctcaaaaaaaaaaaaagatggggcacctgggtggctcagtcggttaagcgtccgacttcagctcaggtcatgatctcagagctcatgagttcgagccccgcatcaggctctgtgctgacagctcagatcctggagcctgcttcggagactgtctctccctctctctctgcccctcccctgctcatgctctatctccttctctctctctctcaaaaataaataaacattaaaaaaaaaagtttaaaataaaaaaaaaagaacattcatgCTTCCTAATTGGAAGAGGGTATTAATTAATCCAAGagtccctgtttttatttatattttatccctTCTTTTAGCTGGCTGCCTTCTTCCCTGCATCATGctcttcctttttgttccttttccactCTTATCTGcaaattagaatcacctgaggagttgggggaaaaaaagcccagGTCCCATCTCTGCAGAACACTTATATACATAATTAATTGTTCGATGTCTTGCTTTTCTTGTAAGCAAggcctgtgtccccagtgcctatTACAATACCTTGAACGTAGTTATTTAATAATTGTTAAATGACTGTTTCTACTTGTGatatatcttaattttatattGGAAAGAATTGGCACTATTCTTTTGCAGAAAAACCAAGAGAGTATTTAATATCTGTATTGGAACGACTGAGAATTGCCAAGATGACAGGcttggcttttcctttctttatggaTCATTCTAACATTGTGTCTATGTTTGAAATGATGGACACTTCGAATAAAGGCACCATATCGTTCGTGCAGTACAGAGAAGGTCAGTTATCATCTCAATTAAAGCAATAGTTTGTGGCCATTCCATAACTTTCCCTAGCTGAAAATAATTCTCGCTTCgtaaattttcctttcttctcattctgACTTTACAGCCTTAAAAACCCTGGGTCTGTTGACTGCAGATGAAGTTTTAAAAGATGATGGACATGCAGTAACTCTGGATAAATTCAGACGTGAagtgtaagtttatttttacGTGACTGATGTTTAAATAATACGGCATGACTTAAAGtacaatgaaaacaatttaaaacataagTTCCTACTTTTTGACAGAAACATTTCAGTCCCTTGAAACTTTCAGCTGTCTAGAAAGCGAGGAGTGACAGCAAAATGTCAAGCCTGGGGGCAGGCGGCAGAGGGAGAAGGTGCTGGAATTAGGAAGTTTCTGGGGcacttccattcttttctcagtgGGAAAGCCCAGCAGTTCTCAGAAAATGAGATGGAGAAGCCCCAGTGTGCTGGAACTAACAGAAAAGTTCTGAGCCCAAATCCCTAGTTGGGAAATTTCTGTATAAAATATGGAGTAATAGAATTTCTCTCAAAGCATTTCCTCAAAATTATTTATCACCAGGTAAGTATTTACCGTCCGTATATGTTGTGAGGcccctggatgactcagtcagtagagcatgtgactcttgatcttgggatcaggAGCCCAAGCCcccgttgggtgtagagcttatttaaaaacaaacaaacaaacaaaaaacagtacgGGAgactacgtggctcagtcagttgagcgtctgactcttgatttcagctcatgtcacggatcttgtggttcataggatcgagccccacatccgctCCATGCCaagagtggagtctgcttgggattctctccctccctccctctctgccattcCTCCCcacataagtaaaaaaataataataaagaaataggaTAGGTTGCATGCCAGcctgacagttttatttatttacttatttaagcaggccccatgccgagtatggggctcaaacccaccaccctgagatcaaaagttgcatgctctaccacctgagccatccaggggccctaGGACAATTTCAGATGCAAGTTATATTACAGCTTTAAAAGTACTAACTaaatgctgaatcagaaaacaaaaaaattggaatAACATTTGACAGTTGTAGAAGGCCTCTAACCAATGTAAttcaatttgtttaaatgttttgttcTCTAAGGATTTATTAATCAAGAAATTGGTATGTAACCTAGTCCAAAAAGCCaaggaaaagtcaaagaaaaaagaaagtttaagatTCCCGTCTCATTATcagttacaaaaatattaaacaaaaactgTTTAATTCCCATCCTTGCCCCGGGGAGAGACTGAAACACAGTGCCCTGGCCTGAAATGTTTCATCCAAAAGAAAAGGCTGCCTGCCCACTGTCCTGGAATGGAATTAGGAAGGATTTTAAATGTAAGGACATTTGTGGAATATGAGAGCAATTCTATTTTGGTCACCACCTCATAATGTTTTCTTAGAGGAAAGAGAGTGAATTTCCAAACCAGATACAGGAACTTCAATTATGAACATACAttctaaagtgatttttttttaatgtatttgctGTGTTTGATTATCTACAACAGTCTCCCTTAATTAGCACAGGAAATTGAAAATTGCTTGTAATTTATTATCTCTGCTCTTGTATCTTGTTCAACAGACATACTTAGCATTTACATTTGTAAATGGAATTACTCGGAGTTTTCATGACTTCtgagttttctggttttgttttcttaggaaCAAGAGGATGGAGGAAATATGGGCAGCGTTTTAATAATGCCATCAGTCCAAGATAATAAATGATTCCATAAAGTTTTCAACTGTCCAGTTTCATTAACTCAGAACTTCGTCACATAACTTGACATCCAGTTGGCCTCCTCTTTGTTAAAAACCAAAActccaaaataagaaaagatgcttTATTTTCCCGTGTTAGGCCAGTTTGTCCTCAAATTAAGTAGAATCTCAACATCTTGTTGAGCCAGTTTGTAAATTCCAACTTCATTTAAGGCCTCGGTGGCAGGAGGCTGCCCTGAGGCTGACTGCAGGACGTCTTTCAGAAGGAGGGCAGAGCCAATGTTCAGATTCAAAACAATACACGCTTCTTTGAcactgtttaagaaaaaaaaaaagcaagagggaAATGAGATATCCATTATCTGTATCATCACGTTATtccataatattttcattttcagaaactaAACAGCTTCCCTGCACTGCTAATCCACATCCCTCTCTAGAAAGTATTTATGGATTTATTATTTGGCTCTTTTAACATGTAAGGACAATGTATGCGTACAGTGTTTCTATTTCATTAGATTACTATAATGTGATAGGATCATTGTTTTCCATATGTGTGTGTTACTCTCCAAAAGGTAATATTGACACTAACATAATAGCCTATTAAATGTGGCTAAGACTTTAGGTAGATTACAATATGGGAAGAGaaactaataaaaaagaaaaaaaaattcagatctcTTACTAAAATAcaaatcattttttcattttataataactTTAAAGGGACTACTTTATAATCTCAAACTCCCTCTCCCcaataatttaaatttcaaaccAATAATTCTAAAAATGGTTTGAAGAACTTTTCTTACATTCATTTATAGTTATGCTTAGAACCAAAATCAAcataaatatgtaagaaaacCACTTTCTTCATGCGTGGCCTACTATTAGGTACcaggcatatttttaatttcttctatttattgACTATGGTACAACTGCACttgcctttattttctatttgtctgtcCAGTAACAGGCAAATAGAAGCATGAAACCAATGCTGGGAACAAAGCCCAGCCCATAACTCAGATCCAGTTCTGATAAATTTGGGGGGGACGGGGGTCATGGGTCACACCTTAGAGTAGCTGGGTACATGatgaatgttttcaatttttagctGATGCTCTATTTATCCCACCACACATCACAGGGCCCCTAGGGCTGTGAAAAGAGGAATCAACATCCTGTAACGCCATCGACAGTCATTGTTAAGTTCTGAGCTTACTGTTTGAAGTAATTTTCTGGCCTCTTGCAATAGCGGGAGAACAGGGGGAACAGGTTCCGAGTCATATCAAACTGGAGCTGAGCTGCCCCTCCCTCGTTGAAATGATTGGCAAGAACGATCTGAAACAAAGAGCAGTTCGTGTCACACGTGCCTTTGCCATCAGGGCCCCGGAACGCCGCCCGCTCTTGCTTACTTCTTGGTAGATGTACACATCCAGCTTCTCCACAAGCACCTGCCAGAAGACTGTGAACAAGGAGAAGCAAAGCTGCTCCTCCAGCTGGAGTAAGCGGTCTCTCACGGTGAGCAGCAGCGGGCAGGCCGAGCTGGACAGGGACATCACCGCCTGCTCCGACTGCGACGGCAGCGACAGCCACCTGCGGGGACCAAGACCGCACCGCCTGCAGCGCGTTACATTTTACTACGGAATCTTCAAAACCTTGTACTTTTAGAGATGTGGGGAAGTGCACTGTCCTGGGGCATCTTGGGTGGATAAGAGCAAAATGTACAGCCCAACATTAAAAGCCgtctcagaaaataaatgtaactaTATTGATACACTGGTTCTCCATTTAATACTCCCTTATTTAATGAGGATGACACATCATTTCCTTAATGTGACTTACTGAAATAATAAACGTAACATGTATTAGCATTGAAGACATCAGGTAATTTTATGCTCTGGTTTTCGGCAGAATAACAGGGACTAAGCACACTTGCAAATAGATTACAAATGCTCGGTGTGATGGGGACTGTGCTGGAGAAGACGGACCCTGCCTGTTCTCACAGAGTACGCAGtgtggggaaagggacagagaccaCAGAATCACGACAGTGGATATAGAGTACCCTGCAGGCATGCATGCAGAGTACTGTTGGGGCACCAGGCCACACAGCCCCACATCCCAGAACAGTTGTGACTATCTCTGTAGTCACAACTACATCTGAGGGTTAAATTAGGATCAGTTTATTCTGATTAAGAATGTCTGAACAGGAccccctgcgtggctcagttggttgagtgtctctgactcttgatttcagctcaggtcgtgatctcccggttcatggctttgagccccatgtcaggctctgtgctgacagtgcagagcctgcttgggattctctctctctctcaggatgaataaataaactgaataaatgtctgaatatattttagaaagctttctatcaaaaatggttaaaagtcggggtgcctgggtggcacagtcggttaagcgtccgacttcagctcaggtcacgatctcgcggtccgtgagttcgagccccgcgtcgggctctgggctgatggctcagagcctggagcctgtttccgattctgtgtctccctctctctctgcccctcccccgttcatgctctgtctctctctgtcccaaaaataaattaaaaaaaaaaaaaatggttaaaagtcTGTAGAGCAAAAGGCCAAACTCTGCTATCTAGACACCTTGGAAATTTGCATATATCatctttcaatcttttttaaagtttttattttaatcactgaTATTCATCACCAAGTGCacgccttaatccccatcacctattttacccatccctccacccacctcccctctggtaatcatcatttggttctctgtagttaagagtgtttgcccccctctttttttcctttgttcatttgttgtctcttaaattccacatatgagtgacatcatatggtatttgtctttctctgactgacttattttgcttagcataatactctctagctccatccttgttgttgcaaatagcaaggtttcaaaatttttttatggccgaataatattccattgtagatatacaccacatttttttttttttattcattcatctatcagtggacacttgggctgcttcatatcttggctcttgtaaataatgctgccataaacatagggatgcatgtattcctttgaattagtgttttcatattctttgggtaaatacacagtagtgtgATTCCTGAATCGTGgggtaactttttgaggaaactccatactgctttctagagcagctgcaccagtttgcattcccaccaacagtgcacaagggttccttttactccacatgctcaccaacagctgttgtttcttgtgtgtgttttaagtttatttatttatttattttgagtgagcaagcaggaggggcagaaagagggagagagagggaatcccaagcaggccccgcaccgtcagtgcagagcccgacacggggcctgaactcatgaaaccgtgataccaggacctgagctgaaaccaagagtcagacatttaaccgactgagccaccaggtgccacgtgtttctcatggttttgatttttagccATTCGGACAACtatgaggtgatagctcactgtggttctgatttgcattttcctggtgttAAGTGATgatcagcatcttttcatgtgtctgttggccatctggatgtcttctttgcagaaatgtctgttggtgtcttctcatttttgattggattatttgttttgggggtgttgtaCCAGTTCTTGatctattttggatactaacccttcatcaaatatgtcatttgcaaacatcttctcccattcagtagttgccttttagttttgttgattgttttctttgctgtgcagaagctttttattttatgtagtcccaatagtttttgttttttgttgttgtttgcttttgtttcccttgcctcaggggacctatctagaaaaaagctGCTATgatcaatgtcagagaaattactgcctatattcttttctaagatttttatggtttcgggtctcacatttaggtccttaatctattatgaatttatttttgtgtatggtgtaagaaagtggcccagtttcattcttttgcatgcagctgtccggttttcccagcaccatttgttgaagagacaagACAGTCCTTTTCCCTttagatactctttcctgctttgtcagagattaattgacCAAATAGTTGTAGGTTTATTCTgggtgtctatttttgtgccagtaccatactgttttgatcctACAGACTTGTAATAGAACTTGGAAGTCGAGAATTGTGATGCctcagcttgcttttctttttcaagatcgctttggctatttgggatctctTGTAGTTTCATCCACGTTTGAGAAATGTTTGTCCTACTTCTGTGAAACAtgttgctggtattttgatagggattgcattaaatgtgtaggttgctttgggtagtgtaggcatattaacaatattttttctcccagtccatgagcatgggatgtcttcccatttctctgtgtcgtcttcagtttctttcatcagtgttttgtagttctcTGAGTATAGTTcgttcacttctttggttagttttattcctgg
It includes:
- the EFCAB10 gene encoding EF-hand calcium-binding domain-containing protein 10 isoform X4, yielding MQARGSREQEARDYLEKHRIMELLNYLTSTLLFFRPALKTLGLLTADEVLKDDGHAVTLDKFRREVNKRMEEIWAAF
- the EFCAB10 gene encoding EF-hand calcium-binding domain-containing protein 10 isoform X3 → MQARGSREQEARDYLEKHRIMELLNYLTSTLLFFRPEKPREYLISVLERLRIAKMTGLAFPFFMDHSNIVSMFEMMDTSNKGTISFVQYREALKTLGLLTADEVLKDDGHAVTLDKFRREVNKRMEEIWAAF
- the EFCAB10 gene encoding EF-hand calcium-binding domain-containing protein 10 isoform X2, whose translation is MQARGSREQEARDYLEKHRIMELLNYLTSTLLFFRPEKPREYLISVLERLRIAKMTGLAFPFFMDHSNIVSMFEMMDTSNKGTISFVQYREALKTLGLLTADEVLKDDGHAVTLDKFRREVAPRAVKRGINIL
- the EFCAB10 gene encoding EF-hand calcium-binding domain-containing protein 10 isoform X1, with the translated sequence MQARGSREQEARDYLEKHRIMELLNYLTSTLLFFRPGAKIWKQPKCLSADGWMMKMCCVYTMEYYSAVRKKEILPCATWTALEDMLKKPREYLISVLERLRIAKMTGLAFPFFMDHSNIVSMFEMMDTSNKGTISFVQYREALKTLGLLTADEVLKDDGHAVTLDKFRREVAPRAVKRGINIL